TGGCAATGCCACAGCTTGTACCGGTGCAGCAGACGAGCCATGCTGGGCATGGGATCCGACTGGCGACGTCGTACCGATAGCTAGCTCGAATGACGTACTTGATAACGAAGTTCTGTTGATTCAGTTTGCTGCGACTGCTTCACTGACCACCCCAACTGGTCAATATGCTGTCACCAGTACATACGTAGCAACACCGACGTTTTAGTCTAAGTTACACCAATAAAAATAAACAAAAACAAAAATAGGAGAAAAGATGAAAACACAAGAAATATTATTTAAAAGAGCGGTGTCATACATTGCAATAGCTGTATTGTTAGTTGCAAGTTTGTTGCCATTAATGAGTAGCCAAATTGTAAGTGCCGAGCAGCTACCATCCCGTAGCGCAACCATAGACAAATCGTACCCTGAAGCAACCGATGTTGAGTACGTCTTTGAATTTGACATCCCAACCGGCGGCGACACGGCTGTTCAAAGTATACGTATCCAGTGGTGTCAAGATCCGCTTGGAACATGTGTAGCTCCAACAGATTCCGGCACAGCTTTTGATGCCTCGAGTTTTACAGTTGATGCTCAGAGCTTCTCGCAAGCAACTGCTTTTGCTAGCAACGGAGGCATTGATGAAAATGATTGTACAGCTGCAACTAATGGTGCATTTGAAGCCTGTCTAACTCGAACTGAAGCGCTTGACGAAACTTCCGGCACGAAATCCATTACGCTAAGTGGCATAAATCACCCGGACGATGAGCAAACCATATATGTTCGTATAAACCTATATAGCGGTGAAGATTTTGCTACTGCTGATCACCAACACTACGGTGTGGTTGCAGCCGCAATCGTACAGCAGATTACCGTGACTGCTCGTGTCCAAGAACGTTTGGTATTTTGTGTAGGGACAGATACTACTGAAGCAACCGACGGCGATACGGATCAATGTACGGAAATTAGCGGCACTACTCAGGATCTTGGGGCGGTCGACTTTCTTGACGTGTGTGTGACATTGAGTAACCCCTGCGAGACAACCGGGCAGGGTGGAGCCAGCGGTTCATACGCCCTTGTCGCCACCAATGCTCAAGAAGGCGCAGGAGTAACCTACTATGCCGAACAGGATACCACCGGTGGCGCTTCTGATCACCTGGGCTCACTACGTATTCCTGGCGCAGATTGTGAAAACGAACCAACTGAATCATCGGTTGACCAGTGTTTCAATAGTGCTGGCTGGGATGACGGAATCCCCGGTTTTAACGCACCAGTTAATATAGTGGCTGGAACAGAATCATTCGGCATGACCGTGTCAGATATCAACCAGGGCGGCCTGACTTCTAACATGGTACGAGATGCTGACTATAGAGGTGATGGATCGACTGGCAATGCCACAGCTTGTACCGGTGCAGCAGACGAGCCATGCTGGGCATGGGATCCGACTGGCGACGTCGTACCGATAGCTAGCTCGAATGACGTACTTGATAACGAAGTTCTGTTGATTCAGTTTGCTGCGACTGCTTCACTGACCACCCCAACTGGTCAATATGCTGTCACCAGTACATACGTAGCAACACCGACGTTTTAGTCTAAGTTAACGGTTACGTTTTACATGGTTTTGTTCTAAACTATAACCAATGCAAAAAAACGTACGCAAAAAAATCTTGTCGATTGTTACGGTGCTAACACTTGTGTTGGCACCGTTACTAATTGTTCGACCTGCTCACGCAGCGTTATTGACTAGTCGCTCGGTACAGGTGTTAAACCCTCAAGGCGGAGCAACCACAAGTTATATTTTTGGTTTTGATATTAATTCCTCAAACTCAGTCGGTTCTATAAAGTTTGAATTTTGCAGTAATACGCCTTTATTTTCAACACCCTGTACACCGCCAACAGGGTTAGATGTGTCACTGGCTAGTCTTGATTTTGAAGCAGGAGAGACTGGCTTTAGTATGCACTCAGCAACTGACGACAACACCATTGTGATAAGCCGTACTTCAACTGTCACCACACCAGGGCCTAGCCAATACGTGTTTGATAACGTAACAAATCCAAGCGCTCCAAACGATTCAACTTATGTTCGGATTAGCCTACACTCAACTGATGATGGAAGCGGGCCGTTTGTTGACGATGGTGCGGTTGTTTTTAGCACTGTAACTTCTATAACTACCACTGCTTATGTCCCTCCTTTCTTGGTGTTCTGTGTTGGAGTAACAATTGCCCCGGACTGTAGCTCCAGTGCTGGATTTTTGGTTGATCTTGGTGAGTTTGACACATCAGCTGCAAAGACCGGAACATCGCAGTTCGCCGGCGCAACCAATGATCCTGACGGCTTCTCGGTCTCAGTACACGGTACGACCCTAACTTCAGGCAATAACGTTATACCCGCCCTTAATCCGTCAGCCGCAAGCTTACCCGGAACATCACAGTTTGGGATTAATCTACGCAGTAACACTAACCCATCCGTTGGCAGTAACCCTACAGGTAGCGGTACATCCGCACCAGTAAGTGGATACGGCACAGTTAATCAATTTAGGTTTCAGCCAGGTTCGGTTATATCTGAATCGAATATCCCGACTCACTTTACCGTAATGACAGTGTCATACATGGCGAACATTTCCCCGCAGCAGCCTCCCGGCGTTTATAGCGGGACGTTTACATATACCGCGGTTGCAGATTTTTAACCTGAAGAGAATTGCGCAGGGCACGCGTTCCTTGTACAATGATGTTTAGTTATAATGGAAACGGGAAATTAAGGAGGGATGATAAGTATGAAGGTATTTGGCAAGCTGCTGACGGTTATTTCAGTAGCATCACTTGGTTTTATTAGTTTGGCACCAGCAGTTCTTGCTCAACAGCAAGGCGGGAGTGGCCTGAGCGTATCGCCAACACGCACAGAGTTGCGTATTGAGCCAGGTTCAAGCAGTACGTTTACGATTAACGTACGTAACGTTACAACTAACAGTATTACTGCTAGGCCAGTGGTCAATGATTTTTACTCGGATGATGAGACCGGGCAACCACAAATTGTAGTTAACGAAGAGATTGATGTCCCAAGCATACGCCCGTTTATGCCGGAGCTAGACGAGATCACGCTCGCTGAAGGTGAAGATCAATCGGTTGAGATCGTAGTTTCCGTGCCTGAAGATACAGCTCCTGGCGGATACTACGGTGTCGTTCGATATTTAGCTGTTCCTGAAGGAGCCCCTAGCCAGGACGACGGGCAGGTGTCTTTAACTGCTAGTGTCTCATCAATCTTACTCGTGGAAGTACCTGGTGAAATTCGCGAACAAGTACAGCTGAGAAATATTGAATTTTATCGACAGGATATTGCTGGGACATTCTTTACATCACCTCCAGAGCAAGTTGGGTTGCACATTGTTAATCAAGGCAATGGTTTTGAAAAGCCATTTGGCAACGTGTCGGTATCAAATATGTTTGGTAATGAAGTACATAATTACGAGATAAATACCGGGAACCCTCGGAGCAATGTATTGCCGGAAAGTAGCCGTACCTTCAAGAATGATATTGAAGGAGTAAGTATGCCAGGACGTTACATAGCTACCGCTAGTGTTAGTTTTGGTAATGGCGGTGAAGTACTCATACTAAGCGATTCGTTTTGGTACTTGCCGGCGTGGTTCGTCATAGGCGTGTTAGTATTAATCATTCTGATCGGTACCGGCGTCTATTATGCACGCAAGCGCGTCACTACGGGGAGCTTTAAAACCAAGTCCAGTTCTAGTAAGAAATAAATATATTGCGGTAAACTAAAATAACCTCTTCTGTACGGCCGTATGCTAGTATAAGGAGAGGTTATTTAGCATAACAAGAAACATGACACGTCTAATACAAACAACACTAATTATTGCAATTTTGATGGTACCGTTCATGTTACCAACCATAGCGAAGGCGCAATCTTCCGAACAAAGTGGTTCTGTTGGTGTTGAAGGGCGCATCAGCTCGCCGCCACCTACGACTGGAGCAACGATCACATCTCCAAGTAACGGCCAAACCTTCAGCGAAGTCCCAATTACGGTGTCGGGGCTTTGTTCGGACGATTTGCTTATAAAGTTGTTTAAGAACAATGTTTTTGCTGGATCAGCTCAGTGTGACAACGGCAGCTACTCTATTGTGACCGACCTGTTTTCCGGCGACAACGAGCTAGTGGCACGGGTGTTTGACGAACTTGATCAAGCAGGGCCGGATTCAAACACAGTTTCCGTAGTATTTGATAATCCAGCTCCTGGAGGCATAGCCCGTCCGACACTGACTAGTAGTTTTGCCAAGAGGGGGGCTAACCCGGGGCAAACCTTGACGTGGCCTGTGTCGTTGAGCGGCGGACAGGGGCCGTATGCAATGAGTGTCGATTGGGGTGACGGTACACCGCCGGATCTGTTTACGATCGGGCTACCCGGCGAGTTTGACATTGAACATGTCTACGATAACCCTGGAGTGTATAACGTTGTGGTTAGGGCAACTGATAATAATGATACAGCTGCCTTCTTACAGTTGGTAGGAGTCGCTAACGGGCCTCTCAGCCAAACGGATGCTGATGCAGCAGGGGAAGGTCAGGCGACAGCCGCGGCACGAACTCGTATACTTTGGCAGCCGGCGGCCATATTGATACCGTTTATATTCTCAACTTTTTGGCTCGGCAAGAAATATCAACTACATTCAATTCGTAGCAAGATTGAGCGCGGCGAACGCCCTTTCTAGAGTTTTCTTTTCCAAACCTACACCGCAGTAGCGAACAATAAAAGTAGTTATGTAATATTCTAGCTATTTCCAAGACCAGGTCTTGGAAATAAGAATAATATGGTATAGCTATATTTTTGTACTAGCTATAGCTAAGCTAGAGTGATAGGAAGTGGCGAGATGTCTGATAAAATAGGCCAGATGAAGACCATGGCTTTTGCAGTTGGATGTGATGTGGGTGATGCGACGAGCAACGGAGTGAGGTGTACATGACGTACAGCGAACGAGTAGCGGACATACAGAGGTCGCAGCACGCCAAAAGAACTGTCAGTGTTGCGAGCTCTACACGCAAGCAGGACAGTGAGGCGCATAAGCCATGTGTGTATGTTGGAATGAGCGGCGGGGTGGATAGCTCCGTCACGGCAGCCTTGCTCAAAGAACATGGTTATAAGGTTGTAGGTGTGTTCATGAAAAATTGGAGCAAAGACCTGCCCGGTTTCCCGTGCCCCTGGAAAGAAGACTATCAAGACGCCAAGCGCGTAGCTGTACAGTTAGGCATCGACTTTAAAATGTATGATTTTGAGACCCAGTATCGCCAAAAGGTGGTAGATTATATGATTAATGAATACCAGGCTGGGCGCACTCCAAACCCGGACATCGTGTGCAATCAGGAAGTAAAGTTCAAGTTGTTTTTAGATGCGGCTTTAGGGGACGGCGCTGATTTGATAGCAACAGGACATTACGCAAAAGTTAGCAAAAGGCAAAAGGCAAAAGGCAAAAAGGGAACTGCAGAGTTACAAAAAGCCAAGGACGACAACAAGGATCAAACATATTTTTTGTATCGGGTGACGGAAGCAGCGCTAGAAAAAACACTGTTTCCTCTGGGTGATTACACCAAGCCGGAAGTGCGCAAACTCGCCAAGAAATTCGGGTTGGTTACAGCTGGTAAGAAGGAGAGCATGGGGATTTGTTTTGTCGGTAAGGTCGGCATTAAAGAGTTCTTGCAGCAGTACGTCAAAACCGAGCCTGGCGTAATCAAAGATCAGAACGGTGTCACGATTGGCGAACACGATGGCGCAATCTTCTACACCATCGGCCAGCGGCATGGCATGAATGTTGGCGGTGGCCTGCCTTTCTACGTTACCGGCAAAGATATGGATAAAAACGAGGTTTACGTCACGTCTGACATCGCTGACAAAAATCTATGGAGTAAAGCCATTAAACTTACAAGTACACACTGGATTAACGGAGCACCGGAGTCCGGTAGAACCTATCGGGTAAGGACGCGTCACCGCGCCCCGCTCGTAGAAGCCACGCTCATTTCTGCTGAACCAAATGCGCAGCTAGAACTAAAAGATGAAATCCGCGCCCTCACGCCAGGTCAATCCGCTGTCCTCTACGATGGAGACCGCGTCTTAGGCGGCGGCATCGTCATCTAGGGTGACCTCTGGTACAATACATACTAATGAATGCACAACAAATCCGTAAGGCTTACTTAGATTTCTTTAAGCAGCGTGATCACGAGGTGATTCCGCGGGCTTTGCTCGTACCGTACAATGACCCAACCACACTGTTTACCGGCTCGGGTATGCAGCCGCTTATTCCGTACTTGCTAGGTGAACCACATCAGGAAGGCAATAGGCTTGTAAACAGTCAGACCTGTCTGCGTGCTCAGGATATTGATGATATTGGTGATAACCGCCACACCACATTTTTTGAAATGCTTGGCAACTGGAGCTTGGGTGATTATTTTAAAAAAGATCAGATTAGGTGGTTTTTCGAGTTTCTGACAGATGTCGTCGGCCTCGACCCTAACAAAATTTACGTGACGTGTTTTATAGGTAGCAAAGAGCATAACATTCCGCGTGATGACGAAGCTGCCGGGATTTGGCAGGAGCTGTTTAAAGAAAAAGGTATTGACGCCAAGATTGTAGAAGTCGGCTCGCAAGAAGACGGCGACAAGCGAGGAATACACCCAGGTGAGCGGATTTTCTTTTACGACGACGGCGAAAACTGGTGGAGCCGTGCCGGTGGCCTAGACAAGACGCCGATTGGTGACCCATGTGGGCCAGACAGCGAAGTATTTTATGACTTTGGTGACCAAAACCATGCTGAAGGTTACGGAGAACCACACCCGGCCAGCGACTCCGGCCGATTTATGGAAATCGGCAACCAAGTATTTATGCAGTATCGTCGCACAGAAGCTGGTTTTGAGCCGCTCGCTAAACCAAATGTTGACTTTGGCGGTGGCCTAGAACGCATTGCCGCAGCTGCAATCGACAGCCCAGACGTGTTTTGGATTAGCCTGATTCATCCAATTGTCACAGAGCTAGAAAAGCTCAGCGGCAAAAAGTACGACAGCCACACCGAAAGTATGCGGGTTATTGCTGATCATTTGCGGGTCGCTACATTCCTGGCAGTTGACGGCGTAAAGCCAAGCAACAAAGAGCAGGGTTATGTCATGCGCCGGTTGGTTCGTCGAGCTATCCGTTACGCCTTTGATCTGGGTGTTGAGCAGAACTTTTTAGAGAACATCGTGCCTGTTATTACAGACATATATCACGATGATTTCCCAGAAGTTGCCGCCAAGCGCCAAGAAGTTATAGATACGCTAATTAAAGAAGAAAAAGCCTTCCGCCAAACGATTCGAAAAGGCTTAAAAGAGTTTCAAAACCTTTTCGGAGTTGAAAGTGGAAAGTCTAAAGTACAAAGTCACGGTGCAGCAATCTTTACTCTTTATGACACCTATGGATTCCCGGTTGAGCTAAGTGTTGAAGAAGCGTTTAAGCAAGATATCAAACTTGATGAAAATTGGCGTGAGCAGTTCGAGGCGAGGATGAAAGAGCAGCGGGAGCGGAGTCAAACGGCGGCCAAAGGGGCGTTTAAGGGTGGTCTGGGTGGACAGACCATGCAGCACAAGAAGTACCATACTGCAACACACTTGATGTATCAGGCCTTGCGCGACGTACTGGGCGACCACGTCATTCAGCGTGGTAGTAACATTACTGAAGAACGCCTGCGCTTTGATTTTAGCCACCCAGAAAAGGTTACTCGCGAGCAGCTTGATGAAGTTGAGGAAATCGTTAACCGAGAAATTGCGAAAGATTTACGTATTAGCTGGGCTGAATATCCGACGGAAGAAGCCACTGGACGCTTAGGCGCGCTCGGGCAGTTCGGTGATCGTTATGGTGATACGGTCAAGGTTTATTCCATGAAGAATCCAAAAGCGCCAGAGGATGAACGGCCGTTTAGTTTTGAAATTTGTGGCGGCCCGCACGTTGATCATACTCTGCAACTGTTTGAGGATGGTAAAAAGTTTAAAATCATCAAAGAGGAGGCCAGCTCCGCCGGCATCCGCCGCATCAAAGCCGTCCTGGTTTAGGGGAGAGTAGCCCGAAGCGCGGATTTATTCCGCGCCCGGCGCGATGAGAGGGGATACTCCCCTCTCATAAGGCGAAGCCGCAAAAAGAGGAAGCCAGCTCCGCCGCATCAAAGCCGTCCTAAAATAAGCTAATTTCAGGTCTTCAAAACACCTGTGGCGTGTTATAATTATTCCGATTATGCCTTGCAGTGAGCTTTCTGTGTCACTTAGTAATAAATTGATAGTAGCTAAAAAGGTCTTTGCGAGGTATATGATTAAAATCCAACTTACATTACTGTGTAATCAACAGAAGGTCTACTACTAGGTATGCTTGATAAAATGAAGAGCCTCAAGAGCTCTGTACTGGATAAGAGAAAAAAGAAGAACGACGGACAGTATATTGTCGGTCTTGATATTGGTACCGAAAATGTCAAAGCACTTGTTGCCGAACTAAAGGGTGACGAGCTAGAAGTGCTAGGAGTGGGTCGGGCGCATCAAGAATTGTCTGATATGCAAGCTGGAGCTATTGCTGATATCGCCGCAGTTGTTGGTAATTGTGATGCGGCACTTAATCAGGCCGAGCAACAGGCCGGGGTCAATGCACGGAGCGCGGTCATAGGTATTGCTGGTGAATTAGTTAAGGGCACGACTACAACCGTTAAGTGCACACGTAAAAATCCAACTCGGCCATTAGATATACCAGAAGTTGAACGAATTATATCGCTTGTTCAAGGTCGAGCCGAAGCGAAAGCCAAGCAACAACTTGCCTGGGAATTGGGCGGTAAAGAGGTCGAAATTAGGTTAGTAAATAGCGCGTTAGTCAGTATAGACATCGATGGGTATGCCGTTACAAATCCTGTGGGGTTCCAAGGAAAAGATGTGTTAGTTC
This portion of the Candidatus Saccharibacteria bacterium genome encodes:
- the mnmA gene encoding tRNA 2-thiouridine(34) synthase MnmA, translated to MTYSERVADIQRSQHAKRTVSVASSTRKQDSEAHKPCVYVGMSGGVDSSVTAALLKEHGYKVVGVFMKNWSKDLPGFPCPWKEDYQDAKRVAVQLGIDFKMYDFETQYRQKVVDYMINEYQAGRTPNPDIVCNQEVKFKLFLDAALGDGADLIATGHYAKVSKRQKAKGKKGTAELQKAKDDNKDQTYFLYRVTEAALEKTLFPLGDYTKPEVRKLAKKFGLVTAGKKESMGICFVGKVGIKEFLQQYVKTEPGVIKDQNGVTIGEHDGAIFYTIGQRHGMNVGGGLPFYVTGKDMDKNEVYVTSDIADKNLWSKAIKLTSTHWINGAPESGRTYRVRTRHRAPLVEATLISAEPNAQLELKDEIRALTPGQSAVLYDGDRVLGGGIVI
- a CDS encoding alanine--tRNA ligase; this encodes MNAQQIRKAYLDFFKQRDHEVIPRALLVPYNDPTTLFTGSGMQPLIPYLLGEPHQEGNRLVNSQTCLRAQDIDDIGDNRHTTFFEMLGNWSLGDYFKKDQIRWFFEFLTDVVGLDPNKIYVTCFIGSKEHNIPRDDEAAGIWQELFKEKGIDAKIVEVGSQEDGDKRGIHPGERIFFYDDGENWWSRAGGLDKTPIGDPCGPDSEVFYDFGDQNHAEGYGEPHPASDSGRFMEIGNQVFMQYRRTEAGFEPLAKPNVDFGGGLERIAAAAIDSPDVFWISLIHPIVTELEKLSGKKYDSHTESMRVIADHLRVATFLAVDGVKPSNKEQGYVMRRLVRRAIRYAFDLGVEQNFLENIVPVITDIYHDDFPEVAAKRQEVIDTLIKEEKAFRQTIRKGLKEFQNLFGVESGKSKVQSHGAAIFTLYDTYGFPVELSVEEAFKQDIKLDENWREQFEARMKEQRERSQTAAKGAFKGGLGGQTMQHKKYHTATHLMYQALRDVLGDHVIQRGSNITEERLRFDFSHPEKVTREQLDEVEEIVNREIAKDLRISWAEYPTEEATGRLGALGQFGDRYGDTVKVYSMKNPKAPEDERPFSFEICGGPHVDHTLQLFEDGKKFKIIKEEASSAGIRRIKAVLV